In the Topomyia yanbarensis strain Yona2022 chromosome 3, ASM3024719v1, whole genome shotgun sequence genome, one interval contains:
- the LOC131689416 gene encoding nucleoporin Nup188: protein MEDLNGDVIQWKKLWQLVSGIHYETPNSVVRDKLTDVSKELTDGILLYKKAGSDRGSEEKLQKMMKERNQQKLLTFAMKLHQYLDLDALQSWNILCFYLVNEYRGPTNALMDYISSESSMLTLLNDIWAYYTLERIVMLKITKNLLEFYNSGSHPYSKEYKSVIDKIGLANLRKSYIKQLVHLINESMPGKLIPGDMLNSQAKMVTWSERKMREINEILHILLLIISYDGISVNEFSQLFKLFKSHSFGRQQQYLDSTNDNHSDMVKRITFSELAIIYRALDMTDRADDLTWIVEMVKALDSEFVTLHQFPEHGPLLLVWMLFNFRLPNCLDDDDLSSRYRQFGSRAIQLGVFQYLYALVTHCSFKDHSLVCRTTRRAIFNHLGFMCQLFDSDGSVSHHSKIFDLFSELLHSPSIATELCKNEDTAVRSLLDAALENFPVEFVPLAMIAHALSSAGITQNKYVYELLENLPVYSEIFNPDRYELRRSPSSEDEFVLVHDYVPFRKIGFKIARGTRAVVIDKRPHTLIHFRTRFNFFVALHHEINELLSDALGYTQLNDKRIHRITAGIRYLAVAVRRIHQPHEIGSELVHPTEMVFDILLKFKVIQNPPIELLAECLHVCASLVPLFEPEIYARVINLNMLPTVNNTSLDFKDYATGTSFESSLIGYYLVNYEKNMGKYCVLMAYLNLLKTYTKLSKNNVFAIELPGLIFLLREVFPHVHTWRFEEEAERQKIYVFILQYLFEILQLSPDTLKNDYPRTVLRNVCVYSLLDLDNGMTLLRFVGLGNGYLQSVMESETSWMMAPEQSMNLVVQLSMTILMQILRLKHAVIDDEKLLSPLESAIYTQPKQRDTLRIIPVVTGYMNNIFNRRLPILSCRLLRRFSIEFKMSLLACLDMEPDQIRLIFLQRLRDDLESDNLKIAVLELVEACIHKQPGLTEAFFKVHYGDGEKRLFLGVKPGKQKTISDGIPTYMEEYLEAISGDPKKLASPLLSRIMSLFHALWKNNMQILCKDLLEKKTFWQSLCNPLFGNIGENIKAYSQLFNILGIELFKIDSTRKVDENLKKVYEQFLDYEVFSRWVNSVFDLPRSNGKINDQNSICGVSINDETPEWLSRLQSFKDLMILLTRKKDSGVFLPDRSKRFLASQCLDVLVERADYSEDLRPFVILAELYLVILSDYEHKYTNNAEQDEAVLQKIQKLLNALAISYKEIHTRAKESILAIAIKTVELQADQLIDTNVMISSVTRSVVDIVCQEVYDLETTMRAELKTLQSSHAPAIPTKQVPLLLALNLLKKLILVFEENGSNATRWQCWFIRNKLFQRLLSVINTMLQMFSKRKITAEILELLIVLAKSRCSREMLHCDIGDYLWLKLLPPKELLQRPYVMAAEIDHTWKTQDWWPIYRKGIELVRVLLSQHKHRFFRDAIFFAGIHEEFLMDSLLLAKQSLEENAILLIKGTLELLGELVNYEKEWRLEHGQSLINLMRCVQVLMDHAVSLLYRPKILKRLAGGPSADICNEQDDPSVVDTSEELVTAMNNLIEIVTLCARCLLKFSPSLLNLLCDVSFSPGQWYPLIEIQFGVPKMNSDNYSQLSFGTVLRAVCIFTKVLNVQHYSFQETALNELPEGKYGDSDCVDATPSLSNSTLARLNTSALAAANGTARQSRTPFSKSLSMTSVSSFTSTNAIALSNELLTHLDSKLCISGLEFVLTLLASQSLLALKDTNLSQREKQLIKRELSTELLIFHDFVKKRILKDSKEILARKKYGSVPIYNCHDGDGEDNGQANSGISKTSAQVQPKKPDRNQSMRVNVVRKQHLQQAASTPISTGAQTRSDLNVNKPSSSTPVPRGILKPGHTTSFKRVMFDDEQDGAKTLAYSSPEDEPIFFEPEDNKYTGLSHVRIVEEDYLHLLSNLFLIISQSEN from the exons ATGGAGGATTTGAACGGTGATGTTAT TCAGTGGAAGAAGTTATGGCAGCTGGTATCTGGAATTCACTATGAAACGCCGAACTCCGTTGTGCGGGACAAATTGACGGATGTTTCCAAAGAGCTAACGGATGGCATATTGCTCTATAAGAAAGCAGGAAGCGACCGAGGGTCCGAGGAAAAACTCCAGAAAATGATGAAGGAACGTAACCAGCAAAAGCTGCTTACATTTGCGATGAAACTGCACCAATATCTG GACCTAGATGCATTGCAATCTTGGAATATTCTGTGCTTTTACCTGGTCAATGAGTACCGCGGCCCGACTAATGCTTTGATGGATTACATATCATCCGAGAGCTCGATGTTGACTTTATTGAATGATATTTGGGCGTATTACACTCTTGAAAGAATAGTAATGTTAAAGATTACAAAAAATTTGCTGGAGTTCTACAATTCTGGAAGCCATCCATACTCAAAAGAATACAAATCAGTAATAGATAAGATCGGCTTGGCAAATTTGAGGAAATCTTACATCAAGCAACTGGTACATTTGATTAATGAATCTATGCCAGGTAAACTGATTCCTGGTGACATGCTTAATAGTCAAGCAAAAATGGTCACATGGTCAGAGCGGAAGATgagagaaattaatgaaattcttcACATACTTTTATTAATAATCAGCTATGATGGTATCAGTGTAAATGAATTCAGCCAATTGTTCAAATTGTTCAAAAGTCATTCGTTCGGGCGGCAACAACAATACTTAGATAGTACAAACGACAACCATAGCGATATGGTCAAACGGATTACATTCAGCGAACTAGCTATCATATATCGTGCTTTGGACATGACCGATCGAGCTGATGATTTAACGTGGATAGTTGAGATGGTGAAGGCTCTAGACAGTGAATTCGTAACGCTACATCAGTTCCCAGAGCACGGGCCATTATTGCTTGTATGGATGTTGTTCAATTTTAGGCTGCCTAATTGTTTGGATGATGATGACTTATCAAGTCGCTACCGTCAGTTCGGCTCCAGAGCAATTCAGTTGGGCGTGTTTCAGTACTTGTATGCTCTGGTAACACATTGTTCATTCAAAGACCATAGCCTCGTTTGTCGTACAACTCGTAGAGCAATTTTCAATCATCTTGGTTTCATGTGCCAACTATTTGACTCGGATGGATCTGTTTCTCATCATTCTAAAATATTCGACTTATTTAGCGAACTACTGCACAGCCCGTCGATTGCAACTGAGTTGTGTAAGAACGAAGACACCGCTGTCCGGTCTCTTTTGGATGCTGCCCTAGAAAATTTTCCTGTGGAATTTGTTCCACTGGCGATGATTGCACACGCTCTTTCATCGGCAGGAATTACTCAAAATAAGTACGTTTATGAACTGCTAGAAAATCTGCCCGTCTACAGCGAAATCTTCAATCCCGACCGTTACGAGTTACGTCGATCTCCTTCCAGTGAAGATGAGTTTGTTCTGGTACATGACTATGTGCCATTTCGGAAGATTGGTTTTAAAATAGCACGCGGCACCAGAGCGGTAGTGATTGATAAACGGCCGCATACGTTGATACATTTTCGAACTCGTTTCAACTTTTTCGTAGCCCTTCACCATGAAATAAACGAGCTGCTGTCTGACGCTCTTGGCTATACACAGCTCAATGATAAACGAATCCACCGAATAACTGCGG GGATTCGATACCTAGCGGTCGCCGTTAGACGAATTCATCAACCGCATGAGATAGGTTCCGAGTTGGTTCATCCGACGGAGATGGTTTTCGATATTTTACTAAAGTTTAAGGTGATCCAAAACCCACCGATTGAGCTTCTAGCCGAATGTTTGCACGTGTGTGCCTCCTTGGTACCTTTGTTTGAGCCAGAAATCTATGCTCGGGTGATCAATTTGAATATGCTTCCGACCGTGAATAATACAAGCTTGGATTTCAAAGACTATGCTACTGGAACCAGCTTCGAATCAAGTTTAATTGGTTACTACCTGGTTAATTACGAGAAAAACATGGGCAAATATTGTGTTTTGATGGCTTATTTGAATTTATTGAAGACGTACACAAAGCTTAGCAAAAACAATGTGTTTGCTATTGAGTTGCCTGGATTAATATTTTTGCTGCGAGAAGTGTTCCCTCACGTTCACACCTGGCGGTTTGAAGAGGAAGCTGAAAGGCAAAAAATCTATGTTTTTATATTGCAGTATCTTTTCGAAATTCTACAGCTGAGTCCAGACACTCTGAAAAACGACTATCCAAGAACAGTTCTGCGAAATGTTTGCGTTTATAGTTTGCTAGATTTGGACAATGGAATGACATTGCTCAGATTTGTAGGTCTGGGCAATGGTTACCTGCAGTCTGTGATGGAAAGCGAAACTAGTTGGATGATGGCACCAGAACAGAGTATGAATCTTGTTGTGCAGCTATCAATGACAATATTAATGCAGATATTGCGGCTCAAGCATGCGGTAATTGACGATGAAAAACTATTGTCTCCTTTGGAATCGGCGATCTACACACAACCGAAGCAAAGAGATACTCTTCGAATAATTCCAGTAGTGACTGGCTATATGAATAACATTTTCAACCGCAGACTACCGATTCTATCCTGTAGGCTGCTAAGGCGCTTTTCCATAGAATTCAAAATGTCTCTGCTGGCATGCTTAGACATGGAACCCGACCAGATCCGTTTGATTTTTCTGCAACGTTTGAGGGACGATCTGGAAAGTGACAATCTGAAAATTGCAGTTTTGGAACTCGTCGAAGCATGCATTCACAAACAACCTGGTCTAACGGAAGCTTTTTTTAAAGTTCATTACGGCGATGGTGAGAAACGTCTCTTCCTGGGAGTGAAGCCTGGTAAGCAGAAAACCATCAGTGATGGAATTCCAACTTACATGGAAGAGTATTTGGAAGCGATCTCCGGTGATCCGAAAAAACTTGCCAGCCCACTTCTTTCACGGATCATGTCACTGTTCCATGCTCTctggaaaaataacatgcaaaTTCTGTGCAAAGATCTACTTGAAAAGAAAACGTTTTGGCAATCGCTCTGTAACCCGTTGTTTGGTAACATTGGGGAAAATATCAAAGCCTATAGTCAACTGTTCAACATACTCGGAATAGAACTGTTCAAAATAGACTCTACCAGAAAAGTTGACGAAAATCTTAAAAAAGTATACGAACAGTTTCTCGACTATGAAGTGTTCTCTCGTTGGGTTAATTCCGTTTTCGATCTTCCCAGGAGCAATGGGAAAATAAACGACCAAAATTCGATATGTGGTGTGTCGATAAACGATGAAACTCCCGAGTGGCTCAGCCGGTTACAGTCGTTCAAAGATTTGATGATTTTACTAACACGGAAAAAGGATTCTGGCGTCTTTTTGCCTGACCGTAGCAAACGGTTTCTGGCAAGTCAATGTCTCGATGTACTTGTGGAGCGTGCCGATTATTCAGAAGATCTTCGTCCGTTTGTAATACTTGCCGAGCTATATCTTGTAATTCTTTCTGACTACGAGCACAAGTATACTAATAATGCTGAGCAGGATGAGGCTGTGctacaaaaaattcaaaaattgctCAACGCTCTGGCCATTAGCTATAAGGAAATTCACACACGAGCAAAGGAGTCGATTCTCgcgattgccataaaaactgTCGAACTCCAGGCAGACCAATTAATTGACACCAATGTAATGATATCAAGCGTCACACGCTCGGTGGTGGACATTGTCTGTCAGGAAGTCTATGATTTAGAAACTACGATGAGAGCAGAATTGAAAACCCTTCAATCTTCTCACGCGCCGGCTATTCCTACGAAGCAGGTTCCTTTGCTATTGGCACTCAATTTGCTGAAGAAGCTGATACTAGTTTTCGAAGAGAACGGGAGCAACGCCACGCGGTGGCAGTGTTGGTTCATACGGAACAAACTTTTCCAACGGTTGCTTAGCGTCATCAATACTATGTTACAAATGTTCTCCAAGCGAAAAATTACAGCTGAGATCCTCGAGTTGCTAATTGTGCTGGCCAAAAGTCGATGCTCTAGGGAAATGCTACACTGCGACATTGGCGATTACCTGTGGCTGAAACTTCTGCCACCTAAGGAGTTACTACAGAGACCCTATGTCATGGCCGCC GAAATCGATCACACATGGAAAACTCAAGATTGGTGGCCGATCTATAGAAAAGGAATAGAGCTGGTACGGGTACTACTTTCTCAGCACAAACATCGCTTCTTTCGGGACGCGATTTTCTTCGCCGGAATTCATGAGGAGTTTCTGATGGATTCGCTACTGCTCGCTAAACAATCACTGGAAGAAAATGCCATTTTACTAATAAAGGGAACGCTGGAACTTTTGGGTGAACTGGTCAACTATGAGAAAGAATGGCGACTAGAACACGGACAAAGTTTAATTAACTTAATG CGTTGTGTTCAAGTGTTAATGGATCACGCCGTTTCGCTGCTGTATCgcccgaaaattttgaaaaggctCGCTGGGGGGCCTTCAGCGGATATATGCAACGAACAGGATGATCCCAGTGTAGTGGATACCTCGGAAGAGCTTGTAACAGCCATGAACAATCTGATTGAAATTGTTACATTATGTGCCAGATGTCTGCTAAAGTTTAGTCCATCTTTGCTAAATCTGCTATGTGATGTGAGCTTCTCCCCTGGTCAGTGGTATCCACTAATAGAGATTCAGTTTGGGGTGCCAAAAATGAATTCGGATAATTATTCACAGCTTAGTTTTGGTACCGTACTAAGAGCAGTTTGCATTTTCACTAAGGTGTTGAATGTA CAACATTATTCATTCCAAGAAACTGCGCTAAATGAGCTGCCTGAAGGCAAATATGGCGATTCGGACTGTGTAGACGCCACACCATCACTATCCAATTCGACTTTGGCTCGTCTCAATACATCAGCATTGGCGGCTGCAAATGGCACAGCACGTCAGTCCAGAACGCCATTTTCGAAATCGCTGTCTATGACATCAGTGTCTAGTTTTACCTCAACGAATGCCATTGCGCTCTCGAACGAACTGTTGACACATCTAGATTCTAAGCTCTGCATAAGCGGTCTAGAATTTGTACTAACGCTACTGGCTTCGCAAAGTTTGCTGGCGTTGAAAGACACTAATCTATCACAACGCGAAAAGCAGCTGATTAAACGCGAACTCAGCACTGAATTATTGATTTTCCATGATTTCGTTAAAAAACGAATCTTGAAGGATTCTAAAGAAATTCTTGCCCGGAAAAAGTATGGATCTGTTCCAATCTATAACTGCCACGACGGTGACGGTGAGGATAATGGTCAGGCTAACAGTGGTATTTCTAAAACATCCGCTCAAGTTCAACCAAAGAAACCCGATCGAAACCAATCGATGCGGGTCAATGTGGTTCGAAAGCAACACTTGCAGCAAGCTGCATCGACTCCGATCAGTACGGGTGCCCAAACTCGTTCCGATTTGAATGTAAACAAGCCTTCCTCGTCAACACCGGTACCTCGAGGTATTCTCAAGCCAGGACACACTACGTCATTTAAGCGGGTCATGTTCGACGACGAACAGGATGGCGCGAAAACATTAGCCTATTCCAGTCCCGAAGATGAGCCAATTTTTTTCGAGCCGGAGGACAACAAATACACTGGATTATCACATGTGCGTATTGTTGAGGAAGACTATCTGCATCTGCTATCTAATCTGTTCCTGATTATATCGCAAAGCGAGAATTAA